In one window of Tellurirhabdus rosea DNA:
- the yihA gene encoding ribosome biogenesis GTP-binding protein YihA/YsxC: MQIKKAEFITSNTDPAKCPKPDKPEYAFIGRSNVGKSSLINMLANRKSLAKTSQTPGKTQLINHFLIDDKWYLVDLPGYGFAKVSKTSREKWEKMIHDYLTSRENLVCTFVLIDGRIPPQANDLQFMEWLGEHNLPFVMVFTKTEKVGVNIIKKSIADYHKTMRQTWADVPPHFVTSSVIGRGQDEILAYIDELNREYNEAAR, from the coding sequence ATGCAAATCAAGAAAGCCGAATTCATCACCAGCAATACGGACCCCGCCAAGTGTCCGAAACCCGATAAGCCGGAATACGCCTTTATCGGTCGCTCGAACGTGGGCAAATCCTCGCTCATCAACATGCTGGCCAACCGCAAAAGCCTCGCCAAAACCTCCCAGACGCCCGGTAAGACGCAGCTCATCAACCATTTTCTGATCGACGACAAATGGTATCTGGTCGACCTTCCGGGCTACGGTTTCGCCAAAGTTAGCAAAACCTCACGGGAGAAATGGGAAAAAATGATTCACGATTACCTGACCAGCCGCGAAAACCTGGTCTGTACCTTCGTGCTCATCGACGGCCGTATTCCGCCCCAGGCCAATGACCTGCAGTTTATGGAGTGGCTCGGCGAGCATAATCTGCCCTTTGTCATGGTTTTCACCAAAACCGAGAAGGTCGGGGTGAATATCATCAAAAAATCGATTGCCGATTACCACAAAACCATGCGGCAGACCTGGGCCGACGTGCCGCCGCATTTTGTCACTTCCTCGGTCATCGGACGGGGTCAGGACGAGATTCTGGCGTATATCGACGAATTGAACCGGGAATACAATGAAGCGGCCAGATAA
- a CDS encoding sugar transferase produces the protein MYPKGGKRLLDLAAATLLLALLWPVLLALMLWLAVTAGGNPFFRQKRPGKNGRIFGVLKLRTMNDRRGPTGELLPDSQRLTPIGRWLRKTSLDELPQLWNVLRGDMSLVGPRPLLVEYLPLYSDRQRRRHEVRPGITGWAQVNGRNALAWTAKFEHDIWYVENLSLKTDLLILGLTLRKVLRAEGVNADSSTTMERFSGNF, from the coding sequence ATGTATCCAAAAGGCGGTAAACGATTGCTGGACCTGGCTGCGGCGACCCTTCTCCTCGCGCTGCTGTGGCCCGTGCTGCTGGCACTGATGCTGTGGCTGGCGGTCACTGCTGGCGGCAACCCTTTTTTTCGTCAGAAACGACCGGGGAAAAACGGCCGGATTTTCGGTGTCCTGAAACTGCGAACCATGAACGATCGGCGCGGCCCGACCGGCGAACTGCTGCCTGACAGCCAGCGGCTGACGCCCATCGGCCGCTGGCTTCGGAAAACGTCTCTGGACGAACTGCCGCAGCTCTGGAACGTCCTGCGCGGAGACATGAGCCTCGTGGGGCCGCGGCCCCTGCTGGTGGAGTATCTGCCGCTGTACTCCGACCGGCAGCGGAGGAGGCATGAGGTTCGCCCCGGCATTACGGGCTGGGCGCAGGTGAATGGCCGCAACGCCCTTGCGTGGACGGCCAAATTTGAACACGATATCTGGTACGTGGAAAATCTGTCGCTGAAAACGGACCTGCTGATTCTGGGCCTCACCCTCCGGAAAGTGCTCCGGGCGGAAGGCGTCAACGCCGATTCCAGCACGACGATGGAGCGTTTTTCGGGCAATTTCTGA
- a CDS encoding glycosyltransferase family 4 protein — translation MKVLLIHQFFLPPEEAGGQRWNETSRLWATKGHAVTVIAGMVHYGRGRKYAHCRGRWVVEEHPAPGLRVIRTHVSDWYNRNWVGRLWGYATFLASGFWAALFRLRESCDVVLVTSPPLLLGLLGVAVARWKRRPLVTEIRDLWPDAPVQMGVLKNRWLAGLAYGLERWLYRQSDRIVVLTPGFRQVLIEQKGVSPEKIAVLPNAADFHLTDPLLQSFDRAAFRRAAFRRAAFRREEPGHEGGFRVVYAGALGRANRLEPLLEAARLLKDEPVEFLLIGDGMERPQLERRAREAQLTNVRFLPFLPREEAFRCILAADLGVVTMQPQPVFRTMYANKMFEYMAARKPVLMAIDGLSRELIEKAGAGVFVQPDNPDDWAEKIREYVTFPEKGILQGKNGYAYAQAHFDRTMIAQQYLELIQHVSKRR, via the coding sequence ATGAAAGTCCTGCTGATTCACCAGTTTTTTCTGCCACCGGAAGAGGCGGGCGGCCAGCGCTGGAACGAAACCAGCCGACTCTGGGCCACGAAAGGACATGCCGTTACGGTCATTGCGGGCATGGTTCACTACGGACGGGGCCGGAAATACGCCCACTGCCGGGGTCGCTGGGTGGTGGAAGAACACCCGGCGCCGGGCCTGCGGGTCATCCGGACCCATGTTTCAGACTGGTACAACCGCAACTGGGTCGGTCGGCTCTGGGGCTATGCCACTTTTCTGGCGTCCGGCTTCTGGGCGGCTCTTTTCCGGCTGCGGGAATCCTGCGATGTGGTGCTGGTGACCTCGCCGCCGCTGCTGCTCGGCCTGCTCGGCGTTGCCGTGGCCCGCTGGAAACGCCGCCCGCTGGTGACCGAAATCCGCGACCTGTGGCCCGATGCGCCAGTGCAGATGGGCGTCCTGAAAAATCGGTGGCTGGCGGGTCTCGCTTACGGCCTCGAACGGTGGCTGTATCGCCAGTCGGACCGGATCGTTGTCCTGACGCCGGGCTTCCGGCAGGTCCTGATCGAGCAGAAAGGCGTTTCCCCGGAGAAAATAGCCGTTCTGCCCAATGCCGCCGACTTTCACCTGACCGACCCGCTGCTCCAGTCGTTCGACCGAGCGGCGTTCCGTCGGGCGGCGTTCCGTCGGGCGGCGTTCCGTCGGGAAGAACCGGGGCACGAAGGCGGCTTCCGGGTGGTTTATGCCGGGGCGCTGGGGCGGGCCAACCGGCTGGAGCCGTTGCTGGAAGCCGCCCGTTTGCTGAAAGACGAACCCGTGGAATTTCTGCTGATCGGCGACGGCATGGAAAGGCCGCAGCTCGAACGCCGGGCCCGCGAGGCCCAACTGACCAACGTGCGGTTTCTGCCGTTCCTGCCCCGGGAAGAAGCGTTTCGCTGCATTCTGGCGGCGGACTTGGGGGTCGTGACGATGCAGCCGCAGCCGGTTTTCCGGACGATGTACGCCAACAAAATGTTCGAATACATGGCCGCCCGCAAGCCGGTGCTGATGGCCATCGACGGACTTTCCCGCGAATTGATCGAAAAAGCCGGGGCGGGCGTGTTCGTGCAGCCGGACAACCCGGACGACTGGGCCGAAAAAATCCGGGAGTACGTTACTTTTCCCGAAAAAGGCATCCTACAGGGTAAGAACGGCTACGCCTACGCACAGGCGCATTTCGACCGGACGATGATTGCCCAACAATATCTGGAACTGATTCAGCATGTATCCAAAAGGCGGTAA
- a CDS encoding lipopolysaccharide biosynthesis protein: protein MRVGFHTVTEALRGLPYRLLLGYGLFVGVNQAMPLLIGQRISQLHSVESVGVHALLLGYVAVWTVLTTLGAPPALIRYLSRPDSPEKAAYLTATLALVVGAGGLVSGFLHALPEPVGSFFFPAKLMTPELLALAHGYLILFSVETVLTAALVAYRRYSALLGMAACRTAVVALLLFGSRPGLEQIWWILDGSSFGFCLCSFLVLAIEKDGLSFACLSNRQFRLVLSDCQPLLLASLLVSSATFASVRLVASWPGGVAAVGFYTLCRQLSNLNSTLVNQFNQALFPLWNALYGSQGYRPLLRNSFVMGLLLAVMGCLVLLLAGPLIFRAYGWAPTWTNRVVYWLTIFGGVPAVLNQFYGNELLVKGRYRVRLTADLLFSLVLVGICGLLAPGLPDFSLVLAHLLGLGCAVGFLGWVRKRKARLKRAANGDVSLTGAR from the coding sequence ATGCCCCTGCTGATTGGCCAGCGCATTTCCCAGTTGCATTCGGTAGAAAGCGTCGGCGTGCATGCGCTGCTGCTGGGCTACGTGGCGGTATGGACCGTTCTGACCACCCTGGGCGCGCCGCCCGCGCTGATCCGCTATCTTTCCCGCCCCGATTCCCCCGAAAAGGCCGCTTACCTGACGGCGACGCTGGCGCTGGTGGTCGGTGCCGGTGGTCTGGTAAGCGGATTTCTTCACGCTTTGCCGGAACCCGTCGGGAGCTTCTTTTTCCCGGCGAAGCTGATGACTCCGGAACTGCTGGCACTGGCGCACGGCTATCTGATTCTGTTCTCCGTCGAAACGGTCCTGACGGCTGCGCTGGTCGCTTACCGACGGTATTCTGCGTTGCTGGGAATGGCCGCCTGCCGCACTGCCGTTGTGGCTTTGCTGCTCTTTGGGTCCCGGCCCGGACTTGAACAAATCTGGTGGATTCTCGACGGAAGCTCGTTCGGGTTCTGTTTGTGCAGTTTTCTGGTTCTTGCCATTGAAAAAGACGGCCTTTCGTTTGCTTGTTTAAGCAATAGACAATTTCGCCTTGTCCTTTCGGACTGCCAGCCGCTCCTCCTTGCTTCGCTGCTGGTCAGTTCGGCCACCTTCGCGAGTGTCCGGCTGGTGGCCAGTTGGCCGGGAGGAGTGGCGGCGGTGGGGTTTTACACGCTTTGCCGGCAACTGTCCAACCTGAACAGTACGCTGGTCAACCAGTTCAATCAGGCTCTTTTTCCGTTGTGGAATGCCCTGTACGGGAGCCAGGGTTATCGTCCGCTGCTGCGGAATAGTTTTGTCATGGGGCTGTTGCTGGCCGTTATGGGTTGTCTGGTTTTGCTGCTGGCCGGACCGCTGATCTTCAGGGCCTACGGCTGGGCGCCAACGTGGACAAACAGAGTAGTGTACTGGCTGACCATCTTCGGCGGCGTTCCTGCGGTGCTGAATCAGTTTTACGGAAACGAACTGCTGGTCAAAGGCCGCTACCGGGTCCGGCTGACGGCCGATCTGCTTTTCTCACTGGTGCTGGTCGGAATCTGCGGCCTGCTCGCGCCCGGGTTGCCCGATTTCAGTCTGGTGCTTGCTCATCTGCTGGGGCTGGGATGTGCGGTCGGCTTTCTGGGGTGGGTCCGGAAACGAAAAGCGCGGTTGAAGCGGGCAGCAAATGGGGACGTTAGCTTAACCGGCGCCCGATGA
- a CDS encoding alpha-1,2-fucosyltransferase, with amino-acid sequence MIVTELNGGLGNQLFQYALGRYLAERHRTELWLDNGFLLQQSSGPDSSARRTFALDGFTIDPKMAPSAVTRRYGLRPTRAGRVWGRVRNTFFNRGPLTYLAERTPFRADSRVLQAPDNSYLSGYWQSRAYVDPIAAVLRQELVFREALPPVAGELAEQIRGAEAVCLHVRRGDFVNNARHQVTEPAYFYRAEEVLKQRLERPTLFVFSDDMDWCRTNLRFRLPAVYAAEEHSLPGGPIHFQLMTLCRHFVIPNSTFSWWAAFLGRKADSLVVAPRLWLREKGRSVTAPELKYPHWIEL; translated from the coding sequence ATGATCGTCACCGAGTTGAACGGCGGACTGGGCAACCAGCTTTTCCAGTACGCGCTGGGGCGGTACCTGGCCGAAAGGCATCGGACGGAGCTTTGGCTGGACAATGGATTTCTGTTGCAGCAGTCCAGCGGCCCGGACTCGTCGGCGCGCCGGACCTTTGCCCTGGATGGGTTTACCATCGACCCCAAAATGGCTCCGTCGGCCGTTACCCGCCGGTATGGTCTCCGGCCGACCCGGGCGGGGCGGGTTTGGGGGCGGGTCAGAAACACCTTTTTCAACCGGGGACCGCTTACGTACCTGGCCGAGCGGACGCCTTTTCGGGCTGATTCGCGCGTGTTGCAGGCCCCCGACAACAGCTACCTGAGCGGGTACTGGCAAAGCCGGGCCTACGTGGACCCCATCGCGGCCGTGCTCCGGCAGGAACTGGTTTTTCGGGAAGCCTTACCCCCGGTCGCCGGAGAACTGGCCGAACAGATTCGCGGGGCCGAAGCCGTCTGCCTGCACGTCCGGCGGGGCGATTTTGTGAATAATGCCCGCCATCAGGTCACCGAGCCGGCTTATTTCTACCGGGCCGAAGAGGTGCTGAAACAGCGGCTGGAGCGGCCGACGCTTTTTGTCTTTTCGGATGATATGGACTGGTGCCGAACGAACCTGCGCTTTCGGCTGCCCGCCGTGTACGCCGCCGAAGAGCACAGCCTTCCGGGCGGACCGATTCATTTTCAGCTGATGACCTTATGTCGGCATTTTGTCATTCCAAATAGCACCTTTTCGTGGTGGGCGGCTTTTCTCGGCCGTAAGGCGGATTCGCTGGTGGTCGCGCCGCGCCTCTGGCTGCGTGAAAAAGGCCGGAGCGTGACGGCCCCGGAATTGAAATACCCGCACTGGATAGAACTGTAG
- a CDS encoding glycosyltransferase, whose amino-acid sequence MTPRAPTVTIGLPFYNAAAYLDNAIQSVVNQTFSDWEMILLDDGSTDGSAAVARRWASDPRIRLILDGQNEGLPARLNQIARLARGRYLARMDADDVMAPHRLATQVDFLESSPETHLVASFAYVIDTRNRVYGFRGRVKLPETLREAIRATAIIHPTVMARREWFLQHPYDPAWRRSQDQELWLRTLFTSQFAVIPQPLLFYRERGLPYAAKYRRTAAELQRLVVRYRPRLSGPTVAYYWLLFSLKSFLYTLLSRLKLESWLLHRRNRTLSPEERREAETLLRRGLKRGDTGPTKPAPAVVVTQLFSVPESLLFLEGQIPYFREQGFEVEVMCAPGQAAREFAARTQCRLTPVPFRRTLSPLLDLRCLFRVYRHFQESRPRIVHANTPKAGLLGMLAARLAGVPVRVYELHGLPLESQRGPMRRVLWLTEWVSCRVATVVLAVSPSLKKQALHYRLVTPQKIQVLENGSCNGVEAVTRFNPERIDPADVAELRRNLRLSGRVIGFIGRLTRDKGLSELVEAWAVLRSRYPDLTLLLIGAPELGSLKKAPQITAWLADSRVRCLGFVPDIERYYALLDVLVLPTYREGLPQVLLEAAAMRVPVVASRVTGAVDAVVEQQTGLFCEPFSSGSLVRMVGRYLEDPELARKHGEAARQRVLDRYSPPAIWAAKYRLYCQLLDAKGSPSQPIEPVTA is encoded by the coding sequence ATGACGCCCAGAGCACCGACCGTAACCATAGGATTGCCGTTCTACAATGCCGCGGCCTACCTCGACAACGCCATTCAATCCGTGGTCAATCAGACTTTTTCGGACTGGGAAATGATTCTGCTGGACGACGGCTCCACCGACGGAAGTGCCGCCGTTGCCCGGCGCTGGGCCAGCGACCCTCGCATCCGGCTGATTCTGGACGGACAGAACGAGGGATTGCCCGCTCGCCTGAATCAGATTGCCCGACTGGCCCGGGGGCGCTATCTGGCGCGAATGGACGCCGACGACGTGATGGCTCCGCACCGGCTGGCAACGCAGGTGGATTTTCTGGAAAGCAGCCCCGAAACGCATCTGGTGGCCTCTTTTGCCTACGTCATCGACACCCGGAACCGGGTCTACGGCTTTCGTGGCCGGGTAAAGCTGCCGGAAACCCTGCGGGAAGCCATCCGAGCTACGGCCATCATTCACCCAACCGTGATGGCCCGGCGCGAGTGGTTCCTGCAACATCCGTACGACCCGGCCTGGCGACGGTCGCAGGACCAGGAATTGTGGTTGCGGACGCTGTTTACCTCCCAATTTGCCGTAATACCGCAGCCCCTGCTGTTCTACCGGGAGCGCGGTTTGCCGTACGCCGCGAAATATCGCCGGACGGCGGCTGAACTGCAGCGGCTGGTCGTCCGGTACCGGCCCCGGCTCAGTGGGCCGACCGTCGCGTATTATTGGTTGCTGTTTAGTCTGAAAAGTTTCCTGTACACGCTGCTCAGCCGGCTGAAGCTGGAAAGCTGGCTGCTCCACCGACGCAACCGAACGCTGTCGCCCGAAGAAAGGAGGGAGGCCGAAACGCTGTTGCGCCGCGGTCTTAAACGGGGCGATACCGGGCCGACGAAGCCAGCGCCCGCGGTTGTCGTCACCCAGCTTTTCAGCGTTCCCGAGTCGCTGCTGTTTCTGGAAGGACAGATTCCGTATTTCCGAGAGCAGGGCTTCGAGGTGGAAGTCATGTGCGCGCCGGGCCAGGCGGCCCGGGAGTTTGCAGCCCGGACCCAGTGCCGTCTGACGCCTGTTCCTTTCCGCCGAACCCTTTCTCCGCTGTTGGACCTGCGCTGCCTGTTTCGGGTGTATCGGCATTTTCAGGAATCCCGGCCCCGCATCGTCCACGCCAACACCCCGAAAGCCGGACTACTGGGCATGCTGGCGGCCCGGCTGGCGGGCGTACCCGTCCGGGTCTACGAACTGCACGGATTGCCGCTGGAAAGCCAGCGCGGACCGATGCGCCGGGTGCTCTGGCTGACGGAATGGGTGAGCTGCCGGGTAGCTACCGTCGTGCTGGCCGTCAGCCCGTCGCTGAAAAAGCAGGCCCTGCATTACCGGCTGGTGACTCCGCAGAAAATTCAGGTGCTGGAAAACGGAAGTTGCAACGGCGTGGAGGCGGTGACCCGGTTTAATCCCGAACGGATTGACCCTGCCGACGTGGCGGAGCTTCGCCGGAACCTGCGGCTATCCGGCCGGGTCATCGGCTTCATCGGCCGACTGACGCGCGACAAGGGCCTCTCTGAACTGGTCGAAGCCTGGGCCGTCCTGCGTAGCCGATACCCGGACCTGACGCTGTTGCTCATTGGCGCGCCCGAACTGGGGTCGCTCAAGAAGGCTCCGCAGATAACGGCCTGGCTGGCCGACAGCCGGGTCCGCTGCCTGGGTTTTGTGCCGGACATCGAGCGGTATTACGCGCTGCTGGACGTTCTGGTGCTGCCAACCTACCGCGAAGGCCTGCCCCAGGTGCTGCTCGAAGCCGCCGCGATGCGGGTGCCGGTGGTAGCCAGCCGGGTGACGGGCGCTGTGGATGCGGTGGTGGAGCAGCAGACGGGCCTTTTCTGCGAACCGTTTTCGTCCGGGAGTCTGGTGCGGATGGTCGGCCGCTATCTGGAAGACCCGGAGTTGGCCAGAAAACACGGGGAGGCCGCCCGCCAGCGCGTCCTCGACCGCTACTCACCGCCCGCCATCTGGGCGGCCAAATACCGGCTTTACTGCCAGCTACTCGACGCCAAAGGAAGCCCTTCGCAGCCCATCGAACCCGTCACGGCATGA
- a CDS encoding DUF5606 family protein — protein sequence MEALREVANIAGKSGLYRILKPSRSGVVVESLDDKKTKELIGPTARVSVLKDISIYTDNEQESAPLGDVFGAIFAKYGDNLPVVAKSASNSELADFLAEVLPEYDRDRVHMSDVKKLITWYGILRTNMPEAFEAAAPAEASSEESVETPEGETAAE from the coding sequence ATGGAAGCGCTGAGAGAAGTAGCAAACATTGCCGGAAAAAGTGGTCTGTACCGTATCCTGAAGCCAAGCCGCTCCGGTGTTGTGGTCGAATCGCTGGACGACAAAAAAACCAAGGAACTGATCGGACCCACCGCCCGCGTGTCTGTCCTGAAAGATATTTCGATTTATACCGATAACGAGCAGGAATCGGCTCCGCTGGGCGACGTTTTCGGGGCAATTTTTGCCAAATACGGAGACAACCTGCCCGTAGTGGCCAAAAGCGCATCCAACAGCGAGCTGGCCGATTTTCTGGCGGAGGTGCTTCCGGAATACGACCGCGACCGGGTACACATGTCGGACGTGAAGAAGCTCATCACCTGGTATGGTATCCTGCGGACCAACATGCCGGAAGCGTTCGAAGCGGCGGCCCCGGCCGAAGCGTCGTCTGAAGAATCCGTGGAAACGCCGGAAGGCGAAACCGCCGCTGAATAA
- a CDS encoding NeuD/PglB/VioB family sugar acetyltransferase translates to MKKDIAIYGAGGLGREILMLIQQINALRGETWSMIGFFDDGLAAGQLIHGYPVLGGIAELNGHPGPLAVVVAVGNPGVKRRLVAAIRSPVVFFPSLIHPSVALFDFQQVTVGAGCLVCAGTTLTVDIVLGCHVLLNLHCTVGHDSRIGDFCSLMPSVNVSGDVKLDEAVYVGTGASLINGVAVGRNAVVGAGAVVVRSLPADCTATGIPARPIKFHAVSA, encoded by the coding sequence ATGAAAAAAGACATTGCCATCTACGGCGCGGGCGGTCTGGGAAGAGAAATCCTGATGCTTATTCAGCAGATCAATGCGCTGCGGGGCGAGACTTGGAGCATGATCGGGTTTTTCGATGATGGGCTAGCCGCCGGGCAACTGATTCACGGCTACCCGGTCCTAGGCGGAATAGCCGAGCTGAACGGGCATCCGGGGCCGCTGGCGGTCGTGGTGGCCGTAGGCAATCCGGGGGTGAAACGCCGCCTGGTGGCTGCCATCCGGTCGCCGGTGGTTTTCTTTCCCAGCCTGATTCACCCGTCGGTAGCCCTGTTCGACTTCCAGCAGGTGACGGTGGGGGCGGGCTGCCTCGTGTGCGCGGGAACGACGCTGACCGTGGACATTGTCCTCGGCTGCCATGTGCTGCTCAATCTGCACTGCACGGTCGGGCACGACAGCCGCATCGGAGACTTTTGTTCGCTGATGCCGTCGGTAAACGTTTCGGGCGATGTAAAGCTGGACGAAGCGGTCTACGTCGGCACCGGCGCCAGCCTCATCAACGGAGTGGCCGTAGGCCGGAATGCCGTGGTGGGCGCGGGCGCGGTGGTGGTCCGGTCCTTACCGGCCGACTGCACGGCTACGGGTATCCCGGCCCGACCCATCAAGTTTCACGCTGTTTCTGCATGA
- a CDS encoding DegT/DnrJ/EryC1/StrS family aminotransferase, producing MKTEIWLSPPHLSGNEQAYVQEAFETNWVAPLGPHVDAFERALCQRTGAGHAAALSSGTAALHLALVLLGVGPGDEVLCQSLTFAASANPIVYQGARPVFVDSEPSTWNLCPGALEEALADRIRWGKRPKAVIAVDLYGMPARWDELTAVCSRYEVPLIEDAAEALGSVYRGRPCGSFGRLSVLSFNGNKIITTSGGGALLSADPLLIEQARWLAMQARDPAPHYQHSRIGYNYRLSNVCAGIGRAQLEVLADRVARRRATYAFYRHHLAPRPGFGFLPEPEGCFSNRWLSCVTIDPEEAGITREDLRLALVARGIESRPLWKPLHRQPVFAECPFYGSGLADELFRTGLCLPSGSSLTEGQREEILGVIRAACPVV from the coding sequence ATGAAAACCGAAATCTGGCTTTCGCCGCCTCATCTGAGCGGCAACGAACAGGCTTATGTTCAGGAAGCGTTCGAGACCAACTGGGTTGCGCCGCTCGGCCCGCATGTCGATGCGTTCGAACGGGCGCTCTGCCAGCGGACCGGGGCCGGTCATGCCGCCGCACTGTCGTCGGGAACGGCGGCCCTGCACCTGGCGCTGGTGCTGCTGGGCGTAGGCCCAGGCGACGAAGTGCTGTGCCAGTCGCTGACGTTTGCGGCCAGCGCCAACCCCATCGTTTATCAGGGTGCCCGGCCGGTTTTTGTGGACAGCGAGCCGTCTACCTGGAATCTTTGCCCCGGGGCGCTGGAGGAGGCATTGGCGGACCGGATTCGGTGGGGCAAACGTCCGAAGGCGGTCATCGCTGTGGATTTGTACGGCATGCCCGCCCGTTGGGACGAGCTGACGGCTGTCTGTTCGCGGTACGAAGTGCCGTTGATCGAGGATGCCGCCGAGGCGCTGGGTTCGGTGTACCGGGGTCGGCCCTGCGGTTCGTTCGGGCGGCTGTCGGTGCTGTCGTTCAACGGAAACAAAATCATCACGACCTCCGGCGGGGGCGCCCTGCTTTCGGCCGACCCGCTGCTGATCGAACAGGCCCGCTGGCTAGCCATGCAGGCCCGCGACCCGGCGCCCCATTACCAGCATTCCCGGATTGGGTACAACTACCGCCTGAGCAACGTCTGCGCCGGCATCGGGCGGGCACAACTGGAAGTGCTGGCCGACCGGGTTGCGCGGCGCCGGGCCACGTATGCGTTTTACCGGCATCACCTCGCGCCGCGGCCGGGTTTTGGTTTTCTGCCGGAACCGGAAGGGTGTTTTTCCAACCGCTGGCTTTCCTGCGTTACCATTGACCCTGAAGAGGCGGGCATCACCCGCGAAGACCTCCGGCTTGCGCTGGTGGCCCGCGGCATCGAATCCCGGCCGCTGTGGAAACCGCTGCACCGGCAGCCGGTCTTTGCGGAGTGTCCGTTTTATGGCTCCGGGCTGGCCGACGAGCTGTTCCGGACGGGGCTTTGCCTGCCTTCGGGCTCCAGCCTGACGGAGGGGCAGCGGGAAGAAATTCTCGGCGTTATCCGGGCGGCCTGTCCGGTGGTCTGA
- a CDS encoding glycosyltransferase family 4 protein yields the protein MNILLIGQSYWPRKNGISTVLTTLAEGLARRGHAVDVATEHEPARQATTHRGVRIHSFRVSGNGMTGMRGEVAAFRQFVEAGCWDLQHHHACQIWSFDALADWLPRRQRPVVVTPHGFSQLNNPAWRPYFEQFRQLLEHVDAVTCLSETFEEVPFLKRLGYARYEVIGNGVDRDEVEKLPVRNLRRDWGLSGRFWTLNVSNHLRLKGHRTLYDLARRVPDIEVVNVGNPHYPERFGLGRLGLKSPCTYECALQAKLIPNFWTKPGSDRQTVLSAYRQADVFVLPSTREASPVVLLEAMAAGLPWVSFDVGDVREHRGGLVVSSVEEMAEAVQAIRHDRALARGLAEAGASHVRTRHDLEKIVGQYAALYQRLVALRLPVRIKAS from the coding sequence ATGAACATTCTGCTGATCGGCCAATCCTACTGGCCCAGAAAAAATGGAATCTCAACGGTCCTGACGACGCTGGCCGAGGGCCTTGCCCGGCGCGGCCATGCGGTGGACGTGGCGACCGAACACGAACCTGCCCGACAGGCGACAACGCATCGGGGCGTGCGGATTCATTCGTTTCGGGTCAGCGGCAACGGCATGACGGGCATGCGGGGCGAGGTGGCGGCGTTCCGGCAATTTGTCGAAGCCGGTTGCTGGGACCTTCAGCACCACCACGCCTGCCAGATCTGGTCCTTCGACGCTCTGGCCGACTGGCTGCCTCGCCGCCAACGGCCGGTGGTCGTAACGCCGCACGGGTTTTCCCAACTGAACAACCCCGCCTGGCGACCGTATTTTGAGCAGTTCCGGCAACTGCTGGAGCATGTGGATGCGGTGACCTGTCTTTCCGAAACGTTTGAAGAAGTGCCTTTTCTGAAACGCCTGGGCTACGCCCGCTACGAGGTGATCGGCAACGGGGTCGATCGGGACGAGGTCGAGAAATTGCCGGTCCGGAATCTCCGCCGCGACTGGGGCCTGAGCGGCCGTTTCTGGACGCTGAACGTCTCGAATCATCTCCGGCTCAAAGGCCACCGCACGCTGTACGACCTTGCCCGGCGAGTGCCCGACATAGAGGTAGTCAACGTTGGCAACCCGCACTATCCCGAGCGGTTTGGCCTCGGCAGGCTTGGGCTGAAGTCGCCCTGCACCTACGAATGTGCCCTGCAGGCGAAACTGATTCCCAATTTCTGGACAAAACCCGGTTCCGACCGGCAAACCGTGCTGAGTGCCTACCGACAGGCCGACGTGTTTGTGCTGCCCTCTACGCGCGAAGCCTCGCCCGTGGTGCTGCTGGAGGCGATGGCGGCGGGCCTGCCCTGGGTTTCGTTCGACGTGGGCGACGTGCGGGAGCATCGCGGGGGACTCGTGGTTTCCTCCGTTGAAGAAATGGCGGAAGCGGTGCAGGCCATTCGGCACGATAGGGCTCTGGCGCGAGGGTTAGCGGAGGCGGGCGCTTCCCACGTCCGGACTCGTCACGATCTGGAGAAAATCGTTGGGCAATACGCGGCTCTTTATCAACGGCTTGTTGCCCTCCGGCTTCCGGTCCGAATCAAGGCATCATGA
- a CDS encoding thioredoxin family protein: MLLMLGLVWNSSAAGDKPEPGIQFTNAQWAAILKKAKTEKKLIFLDAYAEWCGPCKLLQKNVFTKKEVADYFNKRFINVKMDMEKGEGVMLSQRYPLEGYPTLLFIDGNGKVVKKILGYQNPQELLAAGKSVK, encoded by the coding sequence ATGCTGTTGATGCTCGGGCTGGTCTGGAACTCAAGTGCAGCCGGTGACAAGCCAGAACCCGGCATTCAGTTTACCAACGCCCAGTGGGCGGCTATTTTGAAAAAGGCCAAAACGGAGAAGAAGCTGATCTTTCTGGACGCCTACGCCGAGTGGTGCGGTCCCTGCAAACTGCTGCAGAAGAACGTCTTCACGAAGAAAGAAGTCGCCGATTACTTCAACAAGCGCTTCATCAACGTCAAGATGGATATGGAAAAAGGCGAGGGCGTGATGCTATCCCAGCGTTATCCGCTCGAAGGCTACCCCACGCTGCTGTTCATCGACGGCAACGGCAAGGTGGTCAAGAAAATCCTCGGGTACCAGAACCCGCAGGAACTGCTCGCCGCCGGAAAAAGTGTCAAGTAA